From Aerosakkonema funiforme FACHB-1375, the proteins below share one genomic window:
- a CDS encoding NHLP bacteriocin system secretion protein, whose amino-acid sequence MTEEKKNIFRKESLNRLSSPERLDELMQVVNPQDWLPLTALGGLVFVALFWSIFGRIPITVSGQGVILRSRQVVEIQSPISGQIQDLKVKVGDCVKKDNGDDINDPEEILAVVDPLELKQKRQLEVAKLQELQRQDLQATTIALQRRQLEKAELQQQRTSLQQRLKDTQALTPLLKTESTVSIQQQRENLLKRLQDMQTLTPVLKNKRSDSIKQQRVSLQQRLRDAQAKAPILQERVKRRQELLNEGAIAADRVLEAEQEYTDSLQRVSEIQTQLKQLDVDEAQAEQGYLDNLSKISEIQTQLKQLDLQQTEAEQKYLENLNKISEIQTNLKELDTKDKSLEQQNLEATNTRKNQILNSEQEIKRLEQQIQTNSTIKVPYSGCILELTVTGGQVVNPGTRIGSIQIEKPNEPLLAITYFGIKDGKQVKSGMAMQITPTTVKRERFGGIVGTVISVSPFPVTKEGAASTIGNPELVESLMSQSKESQIEVWAKLKENPANFSGYEWSSSKGPPDLKISTGTTTTVQVTVDKRAPIEFILPFLREWSGIN is encoded by the coding sequence ATGACTGAAGAAAAGAAAAATATTTTTAGGAAGGAATCTTTAAATCGTTTATCTTCACCGGAACGTCTGGATGAGCTAATGCAAGTAGTCAATCCTCAAGATTGGCTACCTTTAACTGCATTAGGTGGATTGGTGTTCGTTGCTCTATTCTGGAGTATTTTTGGCAGAATTCCCATCACCGTCAGCGGTCAAGGAGTTATTCTGCGATCGCGCCAGGTAGTAGAAATTCAATCCCCCATATCGGGACAGATTCAGGACTTAAAAGTAAAAGTGGGAGATTGCGTTAAAAAAGATAATGGTGATGATATTAACGATCCAGAAGAGATTCTTGCAGTAGTTGACCCGCTGGAGTTAAAGCAAAAACGGCAGCTTGAAGTTGCGAAATTGCAAGAACTGCAAAGGCAGGATTTGCAAGCTACGACGATCGCACTGCAACGCCGTCAATTAGAAAAAGCCGAGTTGCAGCAACAGCGAACTAGCTTGCAACAACGCCTCAAAGATACGCAAGCTTTAACGCCTTTGCTGAAAACAGAAAGTACTGTTTCTATTCAACAGCAGCGAGAAAATTTACTAAAACGTCTCCAAGATATGCAGACTTTAACGCCTGTACTTAAGAATAAAAGAAGCGATTCTATCAAACAACAGCGTGTAAGTTTGCAGCAACGATTGCGAGATGCACAAGCAAAAGCTCCCATTCTACAAGAAAGGGTCAAAAGACGCCAAGAACTACTGAACGAAGGTGCGATCGCAGCCGATCGAGTCTTGGAAGCAGAACAAGAATATACTGACAGTCTCCAGCGTGTTTCCGAAATTCAAACCCAATTGAAGCAATTAGATGTCGATGAAGCACAAGCCGAACAAGGTTATCTGGATAACCTCAGTAAAATCAGCGAAATTCAAACTCAATTAAAGCAATTAGATCTTCAACAAACGGAAGCAGAACAAAAATATTTGGAAAACCTCAATAAAATATCCGAAATCCAAACAAATTTAAAAGAACTCGATACCAAGGACAAAAGCTTGGAACAGCAAAACTTGGAAGCTACTAACACCAGGAAAAACCAAATTTTGAATAGTGAACAGGAAATTAAACGATTAGAGCAACAAATTCAAACTAATAGCACGATTAAAGTTCCATATAGTGGATGTATATTAGAACTGACAGTTACTGGCGGACAAGTTGTTAATCCCGGTACTCGCATCGGTTCAATCCAGATAGAAAAACCCAACGAACCTTTATTAGCTATTACCTATTTTGGGATTAAAGATGGCAAGCAAGTAAAATCGGGAATGGCTATGCAAATTACACCTACTACTGTGAAGCGAGAAAGATTTGGCGGTATTGTCGGTACTGTTATTTCTGTGTCGCCTTTTCCCGTTACTAAGGAGGGTGCTGCCAGTACGATCGGCAATCCGGAGTTAGTAGAAAGTTTGATGTCTCAATCCAAGGAATCTCAGATAGAAGTTTGGGCTAAACTAAAAGAAAATCCTGCCAACTTTAGCGGCTATGAATGGTCTTCTTCCAAAGGCCCACCCGATTTAAAAATATCTACTGGAACTACTACCACAGTACAAGTTACAGTAGACAAACGCGCACCAATAGAATTTATCTTACCCTTTTTGCGCGAATGGAGCGGAATTAATTGA
- a CDS encoding cyclic nucleotide-binding domain-containing protein — MKLSLSKLGVLSDRDLDWINATGITKSIAKGEILIRQTQPIDELYILLAGTLTVFVSSSEQENNRSEREIATIASGEIVGEISFVDNQRALTTIKATEKANLLILSFQQLENKIQQDEGFAARFYQTISAQLSHKLRRVSALLVKNKVISEPPLRKVLFVFAILDDSDIDWMIESGMQVNASAGKILIQQGEPVEAVYILIDGTLAVSVTLGEGNSRVTKDINQLSSGEIVGEMSFVETGKASATVASFEESLLLAIPQQQLAAKLKQDMQFAARFYRAIAVVLADRLRGGLIRHGYAQNTDLDGDIEYEGELDLDMLQQTALAGTRFNWMARRVSGNNYY, encoded by the coding sequence ATGAAACTATCACTTTCTAAGTTAGGTGTATTGAGCGATCGCGATCTCGATTGGATCAATGCAACGGGCATTACAAAAAGCATAGCTAAGGGCGAAATCCTGATTCGCCAAACACAGCCGATCGACGAACTGTACATTTTATTGGCAGGTACATTAACAGTTTTTGTCTCTTCTTCAGAACAGGAAAATAATAGGAGCGAGCGGGAAATTGCCACGATAGCAAGTGGTGAAATAGTAGGGGAAATATCTTTTGTAGATAATCAGCGAGCTTTAACAACGATTAAGGCAACAGAAAAGGCTAATTTGCTGATTTTGTCTTTTCAGCAATTGGAAAATAAAATTCAGCAAGATGAAGGTTTTGCAGCTCGTTTTTATCAAACTATCTCGGCACAGCTTTCCCATAAGTTACGCCGAGTTTCAGCACTGTTAGTTAAAAACAAAGTTATTTCCGAACCGCCTCTGAGAAAAGTGTTATTTGTTTTTGCCATACTAGATGATAGCGACATCGATTGGATGATTGAAAGTGGGATGCAGGTAAATGCTTCTGCGGGTAAAATTCTGATCCAACAAGGAGAACCTGTGGAAGCTGTGTACATTTTGATAGATGGAACATTAGCAGTTTCTGTTACTCTTGGTGAAGGAAATAGCAGAGTCACCAAAGATATTAATCAATTATCAAGTGGCGAAATTGTGGGAGAAATGTCTTTTGTAGAAACTGGCAAAGCTTCTGCTACGGTTGCATCATTTGAGGAATCGCTTTTGTTAGCTATTCCTCAGCAGCAATTAGCGGCTAAACTAAAACAGGATATGCAGTTTGCTGCTCGATTTTATCGTGCGATCGCAGTAGTTTTAGCCGATCGATTGCGCGGTGGTTTAATCCGGCACGGCTACGCTCAAAATACGGATCTCGATGGAGATATTGAGTATGAGGGAGAATTAGATCTCGATATGTTACAACAAACAGCACTGGCAGGAACCAGATTTAACTGGATGGCAAGACGTGTAAGCGGTAATAATTATTATTAA